One part of the Candidatus Flexicrinis affinis genome encodes these proteins:
- the folK gene encoding 2-amino-4-hydroxy-6-hydroxymethyldihydropteridine diphosphokinase, translating into MTLATVGLGSNLDPERRLAFAIERLRALGTLVAVSSTIQTAPVGYLDQPDYLNAVARLEIDMTPEDFKQSLYAIEREAGRDRVHQLTPYGPVELDLDLLLWGDSVLTFGSKPWRVPARGILEHAFVAVPLAEIAPDERHPETGETYAQIAARLAAC; encoded by the coding sequence ATGACGCTCGCCACCGTAGGCCTCGGCTCGAACCTCGACCCGGAACGCCGCCTCGCATTCGCGATCGAGCGCCTGCGCGCGCTGGGCACGCTGGTCGCCGTGTCTTCGACGATTCAAACCGCGCCGGTCGGCTATCTCGATCAGCCGGATTATCTCAACGCCGTCGCCCGTCTCGAAATCGACATGACGCCGGAGGACTTCAAGCAGTCGCTGTACGCCATAGAGCGCGAGGCGGGACGCGATCGGGTCCATCAGCTTACGCCGTACGGCCCGGTCGAACTCGACCTCGATCTCCTGCTGTGGGGCGATTCGGTGCTGACGTTCGGCAGCAAGCCGTGGCGCGTTCCGGCGCGCGGCATCCTCGAACACGCCTTCGTCGCGGTCCCACTGGCCGAGATCGCGCCCGACGAGCGCCACCCCGAAACCGGCGAGACCTACGCGCAAATCGCCGCACGCCTCGCGGCGTGCTAG
- a CDS encoding MFS transporter, whose product MLRRTSAHPRSLVEQNAHHLTVEIFWFGLAVAATSRFLSMYAIRLEASPLAQGLMVALPGLVLGLSTMLAQWWRNRYPSSVNAMALPGMGFRLIFLLPLFTPFFPAEWQVPYLLVAVTLPAVAQGIAGAIFLTFMRESIGDDRWDRLNSRRMTWFNVGVAIGAVAFGALLSKLPFPINYQVMFGTAFLLSIVSQWYVMHTRPIYVTPAAVPAANGKALRVIDLPGFRSVIITMLIAFLTFLSINAMVPLFLVNRLGGDETFIAFFGLVELAGGALMGMMGDRLVHKFGARRTASITLGLTALAPIIIVFGGSLPLALIAGFLTGLGWTGTSLSLLRMLMEKVPTYAMPKASAVYQQVVAIGSFIGPLTGSVLVNGGVDIGLVLVLGAALRFGGALAIRFDLTGARRTRLDAPQPHPIEAAAPASAGGD is encoded by the coding sequence GTGCTGCGTCGCACTTCTGCACACCCCCGTTCTCTCGTCGAACAGAACGCTCATCACCTCACGGTCGAGATCTTCTGGTTCGGGTTGGCCGTTGCCGCTACCTCGCGCTTCCTGTCGATGTACGCCATTCGCCTTGAAGCATCGCCGTTGGCGCAGGGGTTGATGGTCGCGCTGCCCGGGCTGGTGCTCGGCCTGTCGACCATGTTGGCGCAGTGGTGGCGAAATCGGTACCCGTCGAGCGTGAACGCAATGGCGCTGCCGGGCATGGGGTTCCGCCTGATCTTCCTGCTGCCGTTGTTCACGCCGTTTTTCCCGGCCGAATGGCAAGTGCCGTACTTGCTGGTCGCCGTCACGCTGCCTGCGGTCGCGCAAGGAATCGCCGGCGCGATCTTCCTGACCTTCATGCGCGAGTCGATTGGCGACGACCGCTGGGATCGCCTGAATAGCCGCCGCATGACGTGGTTCAACGTCGGCGTGGCCATCGGCGCGGTGGCATTTGGCGCATTGCTCAGCAAGCTGCCGTTCCCGATCAACTATCAGGTCATGTTCGGCACGGCATTCCTGCTGAGTATCGTCAGCCAATGGTACGTGATGCACACGCGGCCGATCTATGTGACGCCCGCGGCGGTGCCTGCGGCCAATGGTAAAGCACTGCGTGTGATCGACCTGCCGGGTTTCCGCAGCGTGATCATCACGATGCTGATCGCGTTCCTGACATTCCTCAGCATCAACGCGATGGTACCGCTGTTCCTCGTCAACCGTCTGGGCGGCGACGAGACGTTCATCGCCTTCTTCGGCCTTGTCGAACTGGCCGGCGGTGCGCTGATGGGCATGATGGGCGACCGGTTGGTGCACAAGTTCGGTGCGCGCCGTACGGCCTCGATAACGCTCGGCCTGACGGCGTTGGCTCCGATCATCATCGTGTTCGGCGGGAGCCTGCCGCTCGCGCTGATCGCCGGCTTTCTGACGGGGCTGGGCTGGACAGGCACGTCGCTGAGCTTGCTGCGGATGCTGATGGAAAAGGTACCGACCTACGCGATGCCGAAGGCGTCGGCGGTGTATCAACAGGTCGTGGCGATCGGTTCGTTCATCGGTCCGCTGACCGGGAGCGTGCTGGTCAACGGCGGCGTGGACATCGGGCTGGTGCTGGTGCTGGGTGCGGCGCTGCGGTTCGGCGGCGCGCTGGCGATCCGGTTCGACCTGACCGGCGCGCGGCGTACGCGGCTCGACGCTCCTCAACCACACCCAATCGAGGCGGCGGCCCCGGCCTCTGCCGGCGGCGACTAG
- a CDS encoding PLP-dependent transferase: MDKTPPRIKPDSWIVSAGRSLGAGEPLNIPLIPASSFIIGSGREYSRDDGTPTWEALEEIVGGLEGGRAIAFASGMAAIAAIFDQLAAGAVVVLPDDCYQGVAGLAAAGAERGRWTVQRVAVDDTDGWIRACGTADLVWLESPSNPMLTVADLSAVCAAPRKAGTIMAVDNTFATPLNQQPLNLGASVSLQSVTKFIGGHSDLLSGVATTRDDSLWHALKKTRELTGATPGTLESYLAVRGARTLALRLHRAQQTAMVLAQRLEAHPQVVRVRYPGLPSHPTHAVAKRVLKGYGTIISFDLRGGADFADRVCRSTSLIHHATSLGAVESTMERRAAIPGQGHLPPSLLRLSVGIEDADDLWNDLAAAIRTAEG; encoded by the coding sequence ATGGATAAGACTCCGCCTAGGATCAAGCCCGATTCGTGGATTGTCTCGGCAGGTCGCTCTCTCGGGGCCGGCGAACCACTCAACATACCGCTGATTCCAGCATCTAGTTTCATCATCGGCAGCGGGCGCGAGTACTCGCGAGATGATGGGACACCGACATGGGAGGCTCTGGAAGAAATCGTCGGCGGTCTTGAAGGGGGTAGAGCGATCGCGTTCGCCTCAGGCATGGCCGCCATTGCTGCGATCTTCGATCAGCTTGCAGCGGGGGCCGTTGTCGTTCTGCCGGACGACTGCTACCAAGGCGTTGCTGGTCTTGCTGCAGCGGGCGCTGAACGAGGTCGTTGGACGGTGCAGCGGGTGGCCGTGGACGATACAGATGGCTGGATTCGCGCGTGTGGAACTGCGGATCTGGTCTGGCTTGAGTCGCCGTCGAATCCGATGCTCACGGTCGCCGATCTTTCCGCAGTTTGCGCGGCGCCACGCAAGGCTGGAACAATCATGGCTGTGGACAACACGTTCGCAACGCCCCTGAATCAGCAACCGCTGAACTTAGGCGCTTCGGTGTCGCTGCAATCTGTAACCAAGTTCATCGGTGGTCATTCGGACTTGTTGTCAGGCGTCGCCACCACGAGAGATGATTCGCTTTGGCACGCACTCAAAAAGACCCGAGAACTGACTGGTGCAACCCCCGGAACTCTTGAGTCGTATCTTGCGGTGCGGGGCGCCAGAACGCTCGCCTTGCGTTTGCATCGGGCACAGCAAACAGCGATGGTGCTGGCTCAGCGCCTTGAGGCACACCCACAAGTGGTTCGTGTTCGGTATCCCGGCTTGCCCTCTCACCCGACCCACGCTGTTGCGAAACGTGTGCTCAAGGGCTACGGGACGATCATTTCGTTCGATCTACGTGGCGGGGCGGACTTTGCCGACAGGGTCTGCCGAAGCACTAGCCTCATCCACCATGCGACAAGTCTCGGAGCGGTTGAGTCGACTATGGAGCGTCGAGCCGCGATTCCGGGACAGGGACATCTGCCTCCGTCGCTGTTAAGGCTCAGCGTTGGTATCGAGGATGCTGACGATCTCTGGAATGACCTCGCAGCGGCAATACGCACTGCAGAGGGTTGA
- a CDS encoding amidohydrolase: MYSGLEVIDFHTHFPTRRPWFEGMAPDMRSEYIARRGERRAKLIAEQAAAYSANWRAAWGYQPPERDLPDDDVQADRWQAEIDRYGLRAVGFVTGGGNDALGQVIKRNPDQFIGFAHNYPFAENAADELRRAITELGMKGYKLLAPNLDRPIEDEAAYPVWEVCAEYNIPVLVHFGIQGGGGGIAWHENINPLKLHNVAKDFPDVTFVVPHFGCAWIRETLQLCWACRNVCIDTSGSNQWVAWVDGDWTTKKLFRKYMETIGAERIIFGSDSSYFPRGFAVRYLDDQIRDCRELNLTHEQQQLIFGGNAARLFKIDLHAGA, from the coding sequence ATGTATTCCGGCCTTGAGGTCATCGATTTTCACACCCACTTTCCAACACGGAGACCGTGGTTCGAGGGGATGGCGCCGGACATGCGCAGCGAGTACATCGCGCGGCGCGGCGAACGGCGCGCCAAACTGATCGCAGAGCAGGCCGCCGCCTACAGCGCCAACTGGCGTGCGGCGTGGGGCTACCAGCCGCCTGAAAGAGACCTCCCCGATGACGACGTACAGGCCGACCGCTGGCAGGCCGAGATCGATCGCTACGGGCTGCGGGCAGTCGGTTTTGTCACGGGGGGCGGCAACGATGCGCTCGGGCAGGTCATCAAGCGTAACCCCGACCAATTCATCGGTTTTGCCCACAATTACCCGTTCGCGGAGAACGCGGCCGACGAACTGCGCCGGGCAATCACCGAACTAGGGATGAAGGGCTACAAACTGCTCGCCCCGAATCTGGACCGGCCGATCGAGGACGAGGCAGCCTATCCGGTCTGGGAGGTTTGCGCCGAGTACAACATCCCGGTACTGGTTCACTTCGGTATACAGGGCGGCGGTGGCGGCATCGCGTGGCACGAGAACATCAACCCGCTCAAGCTGCACAACGTCGCCAAAGACTTCCCCGATGTGACGTTCGTTGTCCCGCACTTCGGCTGTGCGTGGATCCGCGAAACGCTGCAGTTATGCTGGGCGTGCCGCAACGTGTGCATCGACACGTCCGGGTCGAACCAGTGGGTCGCGTGGGTGGACGGCGACTGGACGACCAAGAAGCTGTTCCGCAAGTACATGGAGACGATCGGCGCAGAGCGCATCATCTTCGGCAGCGATTCCAGCTACTTCCCGCGCGGGTTCGCCGTGCGCTACCTTGACGATCAGATCCGGGACTGCCGGGAGCTGAACCTGACGCACGAACAGCAGCAGCTCATCTTCGGGGGGAATGCCGCGCGGTTGTTCAAGATCGACCTTCACGCTGGGGCTTAA
- a CDS encoding extracellular solute-binding protein, with protein sequence MSRSKFTVFLLSCLLVLLMSSQAFLQDDVIEIEYWQYNFGGRIEAMDDLIAQFEAANPDVRVIHNSDIAYDNFRDEIAASAPAGVGPDVVTLFYGWIPAFVDAGYLVPLPEEDFPAEWIESYFSPMVAESKFLDQYWSIPTAVRTLALFWNKDMFEAAGLDPEKPPTTLEELVEMAQALTIYDGNGTEILNIAQEGFPPQLSGQWHHWFREVLLRQYGGVPYSDDLRSVMWNSPEGCEAFTYMSDFETVYKTGSNDLFTDATNAFVTGLAAIHIDGSFRLGTIRNNNPDLNYGVAELPVGPNGERHNFGSYWTHGITRRAAGDERRMDAAVRFLKFITTAEAGLTWVEYTGELPAQLEAAADEELLADPILGPFAASLAYSHATFFVDETAQRQVLIDAFDNIRLAGVDPCQALNDAALVEQEILDQFWADQ encoded by the coding sequence ATGTCACGTTCAAAATTCACGGTGTTTCTCTTGTCCTGTCTCCTTGTCCTGCTGATGAGTTCGCAGGCGTTCCTACAGGACGATGTCATTGAAATCGAGTACTGGCAGTACAACTTCGGCGGCCGTATCGAGGCCATGGATGACCTGATCGCGCAGTTCGAGGCGGCCAACCCGGATGTGCGCGTCATCCATAACAGCGATATCGCCTACGACAACTTCCGCGACGAAATCGCGGCGTCCGCGCCTGCCGGCGTCGGCCCTGACGTGGTGACCCTGTTCTATGGCTGGATCCCGGCGTTTGTCGATGCCGGCTATCTCGTCCCGCTGCCTGAAGAAGACTTCCCGGCAGAGTGGATCGAGAGCTACTTCTCGCCGATGGTCGCCGAGTCCAAGTTCCTCGATCAGTACTGGTCGATCCCGACGGCGGTTCGCACCCTCGCGCTGTTCTGGAATAAGGACATGTTCGAAGCCGCCGGCCTCGACCCGGAAAAGCCGCCGACGACCCTCGAAGAGCTGGTCGAGATGGCGCAGGCGCTGACGATCTATGACGGCAACGGCACCGAAATCCTGAACATCGCGCAGGAAGGCTTCCCGCCGCAGTTGTCCGGCCAGTGGCATCACTGGTTCCGCGAAGTGCTGCTGCGCCAGTACGGCGGCGTGCCCTACAGCGACGACCTGCGGTCGGTAATGTGGAATTCGCCGGAAGGCTGCGAAGCGTTCACGTACATGTCGGACTTCGAGACGGTGTACAAGACCGGCAGCAACGACCTGTTCACAGACGCGACCAACGCGTTCGTGACCGGGCTGGCGGCCATCCACATCGACGGTTCCTTCCGTTTGGGGACGATCAGAAACAACAATCCGGACTTGAACTACGGCGTGGCCGAACTGCCGGTTGGACCCAATGGTGAACGGCACAACTTCGGGTCGTACTGGACGCACGGCATCACCCGCCGGGCGGCTGGCGATGAGCGCCGGATGGACGCCGCGGTGCGCTTCCTCAAGTTCATCACCACGGCCGAAGCCGGGTTGACGTGGGTGGAATACACTGGTGAGCTGCCCGCGCAGTTGGAAGCGGCAGCCGATGAAGAGCTGTTGGCAGATCCGATCCTTGGGCCGTTTGCCGCCAGCCTTGCGTACTCGCACGCGACATTCTTCGTCGACGAGACCGCCCAGCGCCAGGTGCTGATCGATGCCTTCGACAACATCCGGCTTGCCGGTGTCGACCCGTGTCAGGCGCTGAACGACGCTGCGCTGGTCGAGCAGGAAATCCTCGATCAGTTCTGGGCCGATCAATAA
- a CDS encoding sugar ABC transporter permease — translation MFQLTLARKKILWAYLFLAIPLIFFLYIRIYPTLFAFEMSLYDWNPLAEEQEYIGTENYERLATELNNPRSVTRAAFSNTIVYVVLGVPIQLSIALLVALMLNEIGRLTMLYRLLFFLPFVTSTISIAWVFRALYQPQFGFLNVLLTLFSLPQQPFLKSPTQALPSILAMIIWQGLGFAVIIFLAGVKQIPRDYYEAATVDGANRWQSFRRITLPLLNPSIVYLIVLQSISFLRTFAPVLAMTTQGDGGPLNSTTTVVLRIYREAFQRFDMGFAAAQTVFLFAIILVVTIVQMRLTTRATD, via the coding sequence ATGTTTCAGCTGACTCTTGCTAGGAAAAAGATTCTTTGGGCGTATCTGTTTCTAGCGATACCGCTGATCTTCTTTCTATACATCCGTATTTACCCGACGCTGTTCGCCTTCGAGATGAGCCTGTACGACTGGAATCCGCTTGCGGAGGAGCAGGAGTACATCGGGACGGAGAACTACGAACGGCTGGCGACCGAACTGAACAATCCCCGGTCGGTGACGCGCGCCGCGTTCAGCAACACGATCGTGTACGTGGTGCTGGGGGTGCCCATCCAGCTCTCGATTGCGCTGCTGGTCGCGCTGATGCTGAACGAAATCGGCCGCTTGACCATGCTGTACCGGCTGTTGTTCTTTCTGCCGTTTGTCACGTCGACCATTTCCATCGCGTGGGTGTTCAGGGCGCTGTATCAACCACAATTCGGGTTCTTGAACGTCTTGCTGACGTTGTTTTCACTGCCCCAGCAGCCGTTCCTGAAAAGCCCGACGCAGGCGCTGCCCTCGATTCTGGCGATGATCATCTGGCAGGGGTTGGGGTTCGCGGTCATCATCTTTTTGGCCGGCGTCAAGCAGATTCCGCGTGATTACTACGAGGCCGCGACAGTCGACGGGGCGAACCGCTGGCAGTCCTTCCGGCGCATTACCCTGCCGCTGCTCAACCCGAGCATCGTCTACCTGATCGTGCTGCAATCCATCTCCTTTTTGCGGACGTTTGCGCCGGTGTTGGCGATGACGACGCAGGGTGACGGCGGCCCGCTGAATTCAACGACGACGGTCGTGCTGCGAATATATCGAGAAGCGTTCCAGCGATTCGATATGGGTTTCGCCGCGGCACAGACTGTGTTTTTGTTTGCGATCATCTTGGTGGTGACCATCGTCCAGATGCGCCTGACCACCCGAGCTACGGATTGA
- a CDS encoding carbohydrate ABC transporter permease codes for MSRAAAWPYKTFSYLMLTLIGLTMIVPFAWMIATSFKPATEILRPNFFPVAPTIANYETVLFDTALPRWYWNSIVVAVMSTVSVAFFDSLAGYVFAKYQFPGKRIIFILFLSSLMVPTEMLIIPWYIMSVHPIVGSSWVDTYWGIAFPGLITAAGVFLMRQFMQGVPNELLDAARMDGVSEFGLFWRIAIPLALPAVGALCIFNFLGNWNAFIWPLIITSARDMMTLPVGIQFFSTEAGADWHLIMTGATLSVVPLLLIVIFFQRYIIDGIALTGIKG; via the coding sequence ATGTCTCGTGCTGCAGCTTGGCCCTATAAGACTTTCTCGTACCTCATGCTGACGCTGATCGGCCTGACGATGATCGTCCCGTTCGCATGGATGATTGCGACTTCGTTCAAGCCCGCGACCGAAATCCTGCGTCCAAACTTCTTCCCGGTCGCGCCCACGATCGCCAATTACGAGACCGTGCTGTTTGATACGGCGCTGCCGCGCTGGTACTGGAACTCGATCGTGGTCGCGGTGATGAGCACCGTCAGCGTCGCGTTTTTCGACTCGCTGGCCGGGTACGTGTTCGCCAAGTATCAGTTCCCCGGCAAGCGGATCATTTTCATCCTGTTCCTCAGCTCGTTGATGGTGCCGACGGAGATGCTGATTATCCCGTGGTACATCATGTCGGTGCATCCGATCGTCGGCTCAAGTTGGGTCGATACGTACTGGGGCATAGCGTTTCCGGGCTTAATCACGGCGGCGGGCGTATTTCTGATGCGCCAATTCATGCAGGGCGTTCCCAACGAACTGCTGGACGCGGCGCGCATGGACGGGGTGAGCGAGTTCGGGTTGTTCTGGCGAATCGCGATACCGCTCGCCTTGCCGGCGGTTGGCGCGCTGTGCATCTTCAACTTCCTCGGCAACTGGAACGCGTTCATCTGGCCCCTGATCATCACGTCGGCGCGGGACATGATGACCTTACCGGTCGGGATCCAATTCTTCTCGACAGAAGCGGGGGCGGATTGGCATCTGATCATGACTGGGGCGACGCTCTCGGTAGTGCCGCTGCTGCTGATCGTCATCTTCTTCCAACGCTACATTATCGACGGCATCGCGCTGACCGGTATCAAGGGCTGA